One genomic region from Haloprofundus salinisoli encodes:
- a CDS encoding DUF192 domain-containing protein: protein MRTRILVGVLVVSLLAAGGVVAFDHVHSPPDSNEYETTTVTVVDGVNGTELAAVDVRIADTYNKRYTGLSNTTSLDDGEGMLFIHDSEDEYSYVMRNMDFPLDIVFVDANGTITQIHHATLDPSGASEGQLTRYTGYGQYVLEVPMGYTNRTGVSEGDRLLIPNETASCETATNRSISVRR, encoded by the coding sequence GTGCGAACGCGTATCCTCGTCGGAGTCCTCGTCGTCTCTCTTTTGGCCGCAGGGGGTGTCGTCGCCTTCGACCACGTCCACAGCCCGCCCGACTCGAACGAGTACGAGACGACGACGGTGACCGTCGTCGACGGGGTCAACGGCACCGAACTTGCCGCCGTCGACGTCCGAATCGCCGACACGTACAACAAACGCTACACCGGTCTGAGCAACACCACGTCGCTTGACGACGGCGAGGGGATGCTGTTCATCCACGACAGCGAGGACGAGTACTCGTACGTCATGCGGAACATGGACTTCCCGCTCGACATCGTCTTCGTCGACGCCAACGGGACCATCACGCAGATTCACCACGCCACTCTGGACCCGTCCGGAGCGTCCGAGGGGCAACTGACGCGGTACACCGGGTACGGACAGTACGTCCTCGAAGTGCCGATGGGCTACACGAACCGAACCGGCGTCTCCGAGGGCGACAGACTTCTGATTCCGAACGAGACGGCTTCCTGCGAGACGGCGACGAACCGGAGTATTTCGGTTCGTAGGTAA
- a CDS encoding GNAT family N-acetyltransferase, translating into MNADATVVRTDVAGHEPELRELLHEYFLEANEQGRQWFDDEEFGADPEEIVAADLDRLASATIAEPLFLARRGGELVGSIQLKQLDETTAEVKRLYVRPSHRETGVGQALVETLISEARADGFETLRLGVAPYHEGARSLYRNLDFEFTAAYEETQAPAAIRDDWGFMKRSLAE; encoded by the coding sequence ATGAACGCGGACGCCACCGTCGTCCGAACGGACGTCGCGGGACACGAACCGGAACTGCGCGAGCTCCTCCACGAGTACTTTCTCGAAGCGAACGAACAGGGCCGACAGTGGTTCGACGACGAGGAGTTCGGCGCGGACCCCGAGGAGATAGTGGCCGCGGACCTCGACAGACTCGCGTCGGCGACAATCGCGGAGCCGCTGTTTCTGGCGCGCCGTGGCGGCGAACTGGTCGGGTCGATTCAGCTGAAACAGTTGGACGAGACGACCGCTGAGGTGAAACGACTCTACGTGCGGCCTTCACATCGGGAGACGGGTGTCGGGCAAGCGCTCGTCGAGACGTTGATCTCGGAGGCCAGAGCCGACGGGTTCGAGACGCTCCGGTTGGGCGTCGCTCCCTACCACGAGGGGGCGCGGTCGCTGTACCGGAATCTCGACTTCGAGTTCACGGCGGCGTACGAGGAGACGCAGGCCCCGGCCGCGATTCGCGACGACTGGGGCTTCATGAAGCGGTCGCTCGCGGAGTGA
- a CDS encoding MATE family efflux transporter yields the protein MLARLGLVAPERVRRTTDLSWPRIVTGVARMSKNAVDVAMVGIAIGPAAIAGVGLASAYWGIAFALGGGFAAGTIALVSQRYGADAFDELGQAVRSSLLLVVVATVPVMVAFVFFPFHLIDLINDETSAIGFGAVYLQIVGFAVPFAGVNLIGSRIYIGLDDAWTPMLVRAGGAISNIVFSAVFIFGFDMGVAGAAFGTLLANVLVTVAFTAGLVAGRLPGAGELPVAVDLTGSYIDWPTMRQIIEIGLPVVGRSMVWTVANFPMLAIVGMFGAPVLAAYVISRRIWGIMNTPGWGFGLASSSLVGQELGAGDERTAEAYGREIVRFSVTTYIVAAALVAVFAEPIVLAFVGSRADPSFSTAVTLVYVSCFAVIAQGVSGASAGPLDASGDTTWPFLSQALGMFAFSIPVAYLGATTSLAYWGLYLSFVAETTVPAALNYYRFSTGKWKLVSRKFRPGSTVADD from the coding sequence ATGCTCGCGCGACTCGGTCTCGTCGCGCCCGAGCGCGTCCGCCGAACTACCGACCTCTCGTGGCCGCGCATCGTCACCGGCGTCGCGCGTATGTCGAAGAACGCCGTCGACGTGGCGATGGTCGGTATCGCCATCGGCCCGGCCGCGATCGCCGGCGTCGGTCTCGCGAGCGCCTACTGGGGTATCGCGTTCGCGCTCGGCGGCGGATTCGCCGCCGGGACCATCGCGCTGGTCTCGCAGCGCTACGGTGCCGACGCGTTCGACGAACTCGGCCAGGCGGTTCGGTCGAGTCTCCTCCTCGTCGTCGTCGCGACCGTCCCGGTGATGGTCGCGTTCGTCTTCTTCCCGTTTCACCTCATCGACCTCATCAACGACGAGACCAGCGCCATCGGCTTCGGCGCGGTGTACCTCCAGATCGTCGGGTTCGCGGTTCCGTTCGCAGGCGTCAACCTCATCGGCAGTCGCATCTACATCGGTCTCGACGACGCGTGGACGCCGATGCTCGTCCGCGCCGGCGGCGCGATATCGAACATCGTCTTCAGCGCGGTGTTCATCTTCGGGTTCGACATGGGTGTCGCGGGCGCGGCGTTCGGCACGCTCTTGGCGAACGTGCTCGTCACCGTCGCGTTCACCGCCGGCCTCGTCGCCGGTCGGCTACCGGGTGCGGGCGAACTCCCCGTCGCCGTCGACCTGACCGGGTCGTACATCGACTGGCCGACGATGCGGCAGATAATCGAAATCGGCCTCCCGGTCGTCGGTCGGAGCATGGTGTGGACCGTCGCCAACTTCCCGATGCTCGCCATCGTCGGCATGTTCGGCGCGCCGGTGCTCGCCGCCTACGTCATCAGCCGCCGCATCTGGGGTATCATGAACACGCCCGGGTGGGGCTTCGGCCTCGCGTCGAGCAGTCTCGTCGGTCAGGAGCTGGGGGCGGGCGACGAACGGACCGCGGAGGCGTACGGCCGCGAGATCGTCCGCTTCTCGGTCACCACCTACATCGTCGCCGCGGCGCTCGTCGCGGTGTTTGCTGAACCCATCGTCCTCGCGTTCGTCGGCTCTCGCGCGGACCCGTCGTTCTCGACGGCCGTGACGCTCGTCTACGTCTCCTGCTTCGCGGTCATCGCGCAGGGCGTCAGCGGGGCGTCCGCGGGGCCGCTCGACGCCAGCGGCGACACCACCTGGCCCTTCCTGAGTCAGGCGCTCGGGATGTTCGCGTTCTCGATTCCGGTCGCGTACCTCGGCGCGACCACCTCGCTCGCCTACTGGGGACTGTATCTCTCGTTCGTCGCGGAGACGACGGTGCCGGCCGCGCTCAACTACTATCGCTTCTCAACCGGCAAGTGGAAGCTCGTCAGCCGCAAGTTCCGTCCCGGATCGACGGTCGCGGACGACTGA
- a CDS encoding cold-shock protein: protein MAKGTVDFFNDTGGYGFIETEDADDDVFFHMEDVGGPDLEEGQEVEFDIEQAPKGPRATNVTRL, encoded by the coding sequence ATGGCGAAAGGTACGGTTGACTTTTTCAACGACACAGGCGGCTACGGTTTCATCGAGACAGAAGATGCGGACGACGACGTGTTCTTCCACATGGAAGACGTCGGCGGCCCGGACCTCGAAGAGGGACAGGAAGTGGAGTTCGACATCGAGCAGGCCCCGAAGGGCCCGCGCGCGACGAACGTCACCCGACTGTAA
- the nucS gene encoding endonuclease NucS, which translates to MTDDERVDGTESGVAETDRRAHAVTLHRPTHREVLWQVEEAFERGDMVTLFGRCTVEYDGRAASTLGLGNRLVILKPDGAALVHTDEKRTPVNWQPPGCEHHAAVRDGQFRIRSERTTPAETLDVRFEQVHQFSALSVTGGRDLDLQGSEEDLRQHILDDPDLVESGFLPLATERETSAGPVDIYGEDDDGAAVAVELKRRRVGPSAASQLQRYVAALRAEFGDGAAVRGILVAPSVTDRAAALLEQHDLGFVALDPTTGRPPEGDEE; encoded by the coding sequence ATGACCGACGACGAGCGGGTCGACGGGACCGAATCCGGTGTCGCCGAGACGGACCGAAGAGCGCACGCGGTGACGCTGCACCGGCCGACGCACCGCGAGGTGCTCTGGCAGGTCGAGGAGGCGTTCGAGCGCGGCGACATGGTGACGCTGTTCGGCCGCTGTACGGTCGAGTACGACGGCCGCGCCGCCAGCACGCTCGGCCTCGGCAACCGACTCGTGATTCTCAAGCCCGACGGCGCGGCGCTCGTCCACACCGACGAGAAACGGACGCCGGTGAACTGGCAGCCGCCGGGCTGTGAACACCACGCGGCGGTTCGAGACGGACAGTTCCGGATTCGCAGCGAGCGCACGACGCCCGCCGAGACGCTCGACGTGCGGTTCGAGCAGGTCCACCAGTTCTCGGCGCTGTCGGTCACCGGCGGCCGGGATCTCGACTTACAGGGGAGCGAGGAGGATCTCCGCCAGCATATCCTCGACGACCCCGATCTCGTCGAATCCGGCTTTCTCCCGCTGGCGACCGAGCGCGAGACGAGCGCCGGGCCCGTCGACATCTACGGCGAGGACGACGACGGCGCGGCCGTCGCCGTGGAGTTGAAGCGGCGGCGGGTCGGCCCCTCGGCGGCGAGCCAACTCCAGCGGTACGTCGCCGCGCTGCGCGCGGAGTTCGGTGACGGCGCGGCGGTTCGGGGGATTCTCGTCGCGCCGTCGGTCACCGACCGGGCGGCCGCGCTCTTGGAGCAACACGACCTCGGATTCGTCGCGCTGGATCCGACGACGGGGCGTCCGCCGGAAGGAGACGAGGAGTAG
- a CDS encoding type 1 glutamine amidotransferase: MILVLANEVNPEANYFVRELASYLPDAAVHDYARDGGPRTVAAFEDIESVGDAGDVDGVVLSGSTAGVYESEDYPWMDDQRALVRELVDEEVPTLGVCFGHQLVNDALGGTVEHRGLKTELVSLDLVDDPLFSGVAETVPMVHGDVVVDAGTRMEPIASADYYPLVATRHENAPLWTTQFHPEFTEALHDRVRCDFGWSDTDRSFDEVTATRVFENFRKLADDSA, translated from the coding sequence ATGATTCTCGTTCTGGCGAACGAAGTAAATCCCGAAGCAAACTACTTCGTACGCGAACTCGCCAGCTACCTGCCCGACGCCGCCGTCCACGACTACGCCCGCGACGGCGGGCCGCGAACCGTCGCGGCGTTCGAGGATATCGAGAGCGTCGGCGACGCAGGGGACGTCGACGGCGTCGTCCTGTCGGGCAGCACCGCCGGCGTCTACGAGTCGGAGGACTATCCGTGGATGGACGACCAGCGCGCGCTGGTCCGCGAGTTAGTCGACGAGGAAGTTCCGACGCTCGGCGTCTGTTTCGGTCACCAACTCGTCAACGACGCGCTCGGCGGGACCGTCGAACACCGCGGGCTGAAAACTGAACTCGTCTCACTGGACCTCGTGGACGACCCGCTCTTCTCGGGCGTCGCGGAGACGGTACCGATGGTTCACGGCGACGTGGTCGTCGACGCCGGAACGAGGATGGAGCCGATAGCCAGCGCCGACTACTATCCGCTCGTCGCGACGCGTCACGAAAACGCGCCGCTGTGGACGACGCAGTTCCATCCGGAGTTCACCGAGGCGCTCCACGACCGAGTCCGATGCGACTTCGGCTGGTCCGACACCGACCGCAGCTTCGACGAGGTGACCGCGACGCGCGTCTTCGAGAACTTCCGAAAGCTCGCGGACGACTCGGCGTGA
- a CDS encoding 50S ribosomal protein L16, which produces MADKPASMYREISKKPYTRREYITGIPGSKIAQHNMGNLQTGPEDYPVQISLRVEEECQIRHGSLESARLSANRLLLKHVGQPNYKMVLRKFPHHVLRENKQATGAGADRVSDGMRQAFGKPVGTAARVQRNDAVFTAYCTPEDAETVKDAFRRAYNKMSPPCRIVVEKGEELLVA; this is translated from the coding sequence ATGGCAGACAAACCGGCCTCAATGTACCGGGAGATCTCCAAAAAGCCGTACACGCGGCGTGAGTACATCACGGGGATTCCTGGCTCGAAGATCGCACAGCACAACATGGGCAACCTGCAGACGGGTCCGGAGGACTACCCGGTTCAGATCAGCCTCCGCGTCGAAGAGGAGTGCCAGATTCGTCACGGCTCGCTCGAATCGGCCCGCCTGTCGGCGAACCGCCTGCTCCTGAAGCACGTCGGCCAGCCGAACTACAAGATGGTGCTCCGCAAGTTCCCCCACCACGTCCTGCGCGAGAACAAGCAGGCGACCGGTGCGGGTGCGGACCGTGTCTCCGACGGGATGCGTCAGGCGTTCGGGAAGCCGGTCGGCACGGCCGCGCGCGTCCAGCGCAACGACGCCGTGTTCACCGCCTACTGCACCCCGGAGGACGCCGAGACGGTGAAAGACGCCTTCCGCCGCGCGTACAACAAGATGTCGCCGCCGTGCCGCATCGTCGTCGAGAAAGGCGAAGAACTGCTCGTCGCGTAA
- a CDS encoding ATP-grasp domain-containing protein: MLRLAVTTDAETFERMRDPLASRGVDVRHLRAKGRTIRLTSSPTETFDVGFVYPTRPMEGGALDALHELPWVNDREAVLTSRNKAGVVAALSRAGLPVPETTMVSNPVDDDALLAAAAEFDGPLVVKPNSTTRGTGIVRVDDPDSLSGVVDYLRLVHDYNATGDKSYLLQEFLPAARDYRAMVVDGECVGGVERRLPTEAREAGRWKHNVHRGAEATGVELPDRHRRLAEEVAAVLDVPYLGVDLLETENRLVVGETNARPTIDDAKYDAGFYDRLAALVKRQVE; encoded by the coding sequence ATGCTCCGACTCGCGGTGACGACCGACGCCGAGACGTTCGAGCGGATGCGCGACCCGCTGGCCTCGCGCGGCGTCGACGTTCGCCACCTCCGCGCGAAGGGACGGACGATTCGGCTCACCTCGTCGCCGACGGAGACGTTCGACGTGGGGTTCGTCTACCCGACCCGACCGATGGAGGGCGGGGCGCTCGACGCCCTCCACGAGCTTCCGTGGGTGAACGACCGCGAGGCCGTGCTCACCTCGCGGAACAAGGCGGGCGTCGTCGCCGCGCTCTCTCGGGCGGGCCTCCCGGTGCCGGAGACGACGATGGTCTCGAACCCCGTCGACGACGACGCGCTTCTCGCCGCCGCCGCCGAGTTCGACGGACCGCTCGTCGTCAAACCGAACTCGACGACCCGCGGCACAGGAATCGTCCGCGTCGACGACCCGGACTCGCTCTCGGGAGTGGTCGACTATCTCCGACTCGTTCACGACTACAACGCGACCGGCGACAAGTCGTATCTGCTGCAGGAGTTTCTGCCCGCCGCGCGCGACTACCGGGCGATGGTCGTCGACGGCGAGTGCGTCGGGGGTGTCGAACGCCGGTTGCCGACCGAAGCACGGGAGGCGGGTCGGTGGAAACACAACGTCCACCGCGGCGCGGAGGCGACGGGCGTCGAACTCCCCGACCGACACCGGCGGCTCGCCGAAGAAGTCGCCGCCGTGCTGGACGTTCCGTATCTCGGGGTCGACCTCCTCGAAACCGAAAATCGACTCGTCGTCGGCGAGACGAACGCGCGGCCGACCATCGACGACGCGAAGTACGACGCGGGCTTTTACGACCGATTGGCGGCGCTGGTGAAGCGACAGGTCGAGTGA
- a CDS encoding Hsp20/alpha crystallin family protein: MKRDDRDDPFGDIFGEIERMMNEMTGGFDDRTGFASETHVDVLDESDQIRVVADLPGVDKDDIDLKCDGERLTISAASDRREYDERIQLPARVDEHSASATFKNGVLQVTLDRVEDSAEIDVE, translated from the coding sequence ATGAAGCGAGACGACCGTGACGACCCCTTCGGCGACATTTTCGGCGAGATCGAACGCATGATGAACGAGATGACCGGCGGATTCGACGACCGCACGGGCTTTGCGAGCGAGACTCACGTCGACGTCCTCGACGAGAGTGACCAGATCCGCGTCGTCGCCGACCTCCCCGGCGTCGACAAGGACGACATCGACCTGAAGTGCGACGGCGAGCGCCTCACCATCAGCGCCGCGAGCGACCGCCGCGAGTACGACGAGCGCATCCAACTGCCCGCGCGCGTCGACGAACACTCCGCGAGCGCCACGTTCAAAAACGGCGTCCTCCAGGTGACGCTCGACCGCGTCGAGGACTCCGCCGAAATCGACGTCGAGTAG
- the gap gene encoding type I glyceraldehyde-3-phosphate dehydrogenase, with translation MSEKSHLAAGEEVDESEVVRIALNGFGRIGRNVFRAVMDDPRIELVAINDVMDGEDMRYLSKYDTVMGRLDGVTLEDDRLSIGDTSAEVLNVQSPAELPWDDLDVDVALECTGIFRTYDDAHDHVEAGADKVVISAPPKGDKPVKQLVYGVNHDEYDGEDVVSNASCTTNSITPVAKVLNDEFGINSGLMTTVHAYTGSQSLIDAPKGKTRRGRAAAENIIPTTTGAAKATTEILPELDGKLDGMAIRVPVPNGSITELVVDLQGDPNADEINEAFRNAADNELAGVLGYTDDEVVSSDILQLPFSSTVDLNSTNVLENGGLAKILTWYDNEYGFSNRMLDVARHITEE, from the coding sequence ATGAGTGAAAAATCGCACTTAGCCGCTGGCGAAGAAGTCGACGAGTCGGAAGTTGTGCGCATCGCACTTAACGGCTTCGGGCGCATCGGACGGAACGTCTTCCGCGCGGTCATGGACGACCCCCGTATCGAACTAGTGGCCATCAACGACGTGATGGACGGCGAGGACATGCGGTATCTCAGCAAGTACGACACCGTCATGGGCCGCCTCGACGGCGTGACGCTGGAGGACGACCGACTCTCCATCGGCGACACGTCGGCAGAGGTGCTCAACGTCCAGAGTCCCGCCGAACTGCCGTGGGACGACCTCGACGTCGACGTGGCGCTGGAGTGCACGGGTATCTTCCGCACGTACGACGACGCCCACGACCACGTCGAGGCGGGCGCGGACAAAGTCGTCATCTCCGCGCCGCCGAAAGGTGACAAGCCGGTCAAGCAGCTCGTCTACGGCGTCAACCACGACGAGTACGACGGCGAGGACGTCGTCTCGAACGCCTCCTGTACGACCAACAGCATCACGCCGGTGGCGAAGGTGCTCAACGACGAGTTCGGTATCAACTCGGGCCTGATGACGACGGTCCACGCCTACACCGGATCGCAGAGTCTCATCGACGCGCCGAAGGGCAAGACCCGCCGCGGGCGCGCCGCCGCCGAGAACATCATTCCGACGACGACGGGTGCCGCGAAGGCGACGACCGAGATTCTGCCCGAACTCGACGGGAAGCTCGACGGTATGGCCATCCGCGTGCCGGTGCCGAACGGCTCCATCACGGAGCTCGTCGTCGACCTGCAGGGCGACCCCAACGCCGACGAAATCAACGAAGCGTTCCGGAACGCCGCCGACAACGAACTGGCGGGCGTGCTCGGTTACACCGACGACGAGGTCGTCTCCTCGGACATCCTCCAGCTACCGTTCTCCTCGACGGTCGACCTCAACTCGACGAACGTGCTCGAAAACGGCGGCCTCGCCAAGATTCTGACGTGGTACGACAACGAGTACGGCTTCTCGAACCGGATGCTCGACGTCGCGCGCCACATCACCGAAGAGTAA
- a CDS encoding phosphoglycerate kinase, protein MASFNTLDELDAEQRVLVRLDLNSPVEDGRVRDNRRFERHAETVSELAGENHRVVLMAHQGRPGDDDFVSLEQHADILADHIDRDVKFVADTYGEEALDAIDALESGEVLLLENVRMVDDELPEEEPETKAETEFVQTLAPTFDAYVNDAYSAAHRKHASLVGFPLVLPAYAGRVMQTEYEANSSIATREFDGQVTMVVGGTKATDVIGVMDAIGEKVDQFLLGGIAGELFLRAEGHPVGRDVGDMELFDDQWENNQDVIEDVLQRRAGQIRLPVDLAYEDSSGERAEISVESIEEKETGYLDVGSETVEGYAPTIRESEAVFVKGALGMFEDERFADGTVGVLRAIAETDCFSVVGGGDTSRAVEMYRLSEDDFSHVSIAGGAYIRALTGESLPAVEVLEAQAQKE, encoded by the coding sequence ATGGCTTCGTTCAACACGCTCGACGAGCTCGACGCCGAACAGCGAGTGCTCGTTCGCCTCGACCTGAACTCTCCCGTCGAGGACGGTCGGGTACGGGACAACCGCCGCTTCGAGCGGCACGCCGAGACGGTGTCGGAACTCGCCGGCGAGAACCACCGCGTCGTCCTGATGGCACACCAGGGTCGCCCCGGCGACGACGACTTCGTCTCGCTGGAGCAGCACGCCGACATCCTCGCCGACCACATCGACAGGGACGTGAAATTCGTCGCCGACACGTACGGCGAGGAGGCGCTGGACGCGATCGACGCGCTCGAATCCGGCGAGGTGCTGCTGCTCGAAAACGTCCGAATGGTCGACGACGAGTTGCCCGAAGAAGAGCCCGAGACGAAGGCCGAAACCGAGTTCGTCCAGACGCTCGCGCCGACGTTCGACGCCTACGTCAACGACGCGTACTCGGCGGCCCATCGAAAACACGCCTCGCTCGTCGGCTTCCCGCTCGTCCTGCCCGCCTACGCCGGGCGCGTGATGCAGACCGAGTACGAGGCGAACTCCAGCATCGCCACCCGCGAGTTCGACGGGCAAGTGACGATGGTCGTCGGCGGGACGAAGGCGACGGACGTCATCGGCGTGATGGACGCCATCGGCGAGAAAGTCGACCAGTTCCTCCTCGGCGGCATCGCGGGCGAACTGTTCCTCCGCGCGGAGGGCCACCCGGTCGGCCGCGACGTCGGCGACATGGAACTCTTCGACGACCAGTGGGAGAACAACCAGGACGTCATCGAGGACGTCCTCCAGCGCCGTGCCGGGCAGATTCGGCTCCCTGTCGATTTGGCGTACGAGGACAGTAGCGGCGAGCGTGCCGAGATTTCGGTCGAGAGTATCGAGGAGAAGGAGACCGGCTATCTCGACGTCGGGTCCGAGACCGTCGAGGGCTACGCGCCGACGATCCGCGAGTCCGAGGCGGTGTTCGTGAAGGGCGCACTCGGCATGTTCGAAGACGAGCGGTTCGCCGACGGGACGGTCGGCGTCCTCCGCGCCATCGCGGAGACGGACTGCTTCTCGGTCGTCGGCGGCGGCGACACCTCCCGCGCCGTCGAGATGTACAGGCTGAGCGAGGACGACTTCTCGCACGTCTCCATCGCGGGCGGGGCGTACATCCGCGCGCTGACGGGCGAGTCGCTCCCGGCGGTCGAGGTGTTGGAAGCGCAGGCGCAGAAGGAGTAA
- a CDS encoding metallophosphoesterase: protein MLVGIVSDTHDNLDCVRAAVDRFESESVDAVVHCGDIVAPFSATPFDGDWDFYAVRGNNDGEWNLQSAVDSFGTYLGEAGELTFDGVDVAVYHGTSGALVDALVDSQKYDYVFHGHTHQRVVEERGEAVRVNPGGLPIPGADDAFHVAVLDTETGELSSHEVA, encoded by the coding sequence ATGCTCGTCGGAATCGTCTCTGACACCCACGACAATCTCGACTGCGTACGCGCGGCCGTCGACCGCTTCGAATCGGAGTCCGTCGACGCCGTGGTCCACTGCGGCGATATCGTCGCGCCCTTCTCGGCGACGCCGTTCGACGGCGACTGGGACTTCTACGCCGTCCGTGGCAACAACGACGGCGAGTGGAACCTCCAGTCGGCCGTCGACTCTTTCGGCACGTATCTCGGCGAAGCGGGTGAACTCACCTTCGACGGCGTCGACGTCGCCGTCTACCACGGAACGAGCGGGGCGCTCGTGGATGCGCTCGTCGACTCACAGAAGTACGACTACGTCTTCCACGGGCACACCCACCAGCGCGTCGTCGAAGAGCGCGGCGAGGCGGTACGGGTCAATCCCGGCGGCCTCCCGATTCCGGGGGCCGACGACGCGTTTCACGTCGCCGTCCTCGACACCGAAACCGGTGAACTCTCGTCGCACGAGGTCGCGTAA
- a CDS encoding type II glyceraldehyde-3-phosphate dehydrogenase — translation MLKVGVNGYGTIGKRVADAICAQPDMELVGVAKTRPNFEAETAVRNGYPLYAALPERVDQFDDAGVSLAGVVDDLVADSDVVVDTTPSGIGAQNRALYERHDTPAIFQGGEDADIADVSFNARANYDEATGAQFVRTVSCNTTGLSRLLAPLDETYGVKKARVTLVRRGGDPGQTGRGPINDILPDPVSLPSHHGPDVQTIFPDLAIDTLGLKVPATLMHTHSVNVTLESTPTAEDVRDLLAGESRLFFVPKHAGIDGTGKLKEFAMDAGRPRGDLWENCIWEESISMVDDDLYLFQAIHQESDVIPENIDAVRAITGSASKEESIATTNESLGVGLHSVFDSGNRQFVAADD, via the coding sequence ATGCTCAAGGTGGGCGTCAATGGCTACGGAACAATCGGCAAACGCGTCGCAGACGCGATCTGTGCGCAACCCGACATGGAACTCGTCGGGGTGGCGAAGACGCGGCCGAACTTCGAAGCCGAGACGGCAGTCCGAAACGGCTATCCCCTCTACGCCGCGCTTCCCGAGCGCGTCGACCAGTTCGACGACGCGGGCGTTTCTCTCGCAGGCGTCGTCGACGACTTGGTCGCCGACAGCGACGTGGTCGTCGACACCACTCCCTCCGGCATCGGCGCGCAGAACCGCGCGCTGTACGAGCGCCACGACACGCCGGCCATCTTCCAGGGCGGCGAGGACGCCGACATCGCGGACGTGAGCTTCAACGCGCGCGCCAACTACGACGAGGCGACCGGCGCGCAGTTCGTCCGCACGGTCTCCTGTAACACGACCGGTTTATCGCGACTGCTCGCGCCGCTTGACGAGACCTACGGCGTGAAGAAAGCGCGCGTGACGCTCGTGCGCCGCGGCGGCGACCCCGGCCAGACCGGCCGTGGCCCGATTAACGACATCCTACCGGACCCCGTGAGCCTCCCCTCGCATCACGGCCCCGACGTGCAGACCATCTTCCCGGACCTCGCCATCGACACCCTCGGCCTGAAGGTTCCGGCGACGCTGATGCACACCCACAGCGTCAACGTCACGCTCGAATCGACGCCGACCGCCGAGGACGTGCGCGACCTGCTCGCGGGCGAGTCGCGTCTGTTCTTCGTCCCGAAACACGCCGGCATCGACGGCACGGGCAAACTCAAGGAGTTCGCCATGGACGCCGGCCGCCCCCGCGGCGACCTCTGGGAGAACTGCATCTGGGAGGAGTCCATCTCGATGGTGGACGACGACCTCTATCTCTTCCAGGCCATCCACCAGGAGAGCGACGTGATCCCCGAGAACATCGACGCCGTTCGCGCTATCACCGGCAGCGCGAGCAAAGAAGAGAGCATCGCGACGACCAACGAGTCGCTCGGCGTCGGCCTCCACAGCGTCTTCGACAGCGGCAACCGGCAGTTCGTCGCCGCCGACGACTGA